A genome region from Longimicrobium sp. includes the following:
- a CDS encoding response regulator codes for MSDKLLNILLVEDDEVDVMNIRRAFKKGNISNPLFVAGNGLEALEMLRGDELPRTRRLVLLDLNMPRMNGIEFLRELRADPELSPTPVVVLTTSDAERDKVEAYNLHVAGYLLKPVTFSNFCETMASLNKYWALVEMP; via the coding sequence ATGAGTGACAAGCTGCTGAACATCCTGCTGGTGGAGGACGACGAGGTGGACGTGATGAACATCCGCCGCGCCTTCAAAAAGGGGAACATCTCCAACCCGCTCTTCGTGGCGGGGAACGGCCTGGAAGCGCTGGAGATGCTGCGCGGCGACGAGCTGCCGCGCACCCGCCGCCTGGTACTGCTCGACCTCAACATGCCGCGCATGAACGGCATCGAGTTCCTGCGCGAGCTGCGCGCGGACCCCGAGCTGAGCCCCACCCCCGTAGTGGTGCTCACCACCTCCGACGCGGAGCGCGACAAGGTGGAGGCGTACAACCTCCACGTGGCGGGTTACCTGCTGAAGCCCGTCACCTTCAGCAACTTCTGCGAGACGATGGCCTCCCTCAACAAGTACTGGGCGCTCGTGGAGATGCCGTGA